Proteins encoded by one window of Paraburkholderia terrae:
- a CDS encoding sigma-70 family RNA polymerase sigma factor — protein MPADNLSLRLEVEDLYVAHHGWLHTWLRRKLGCAHRAADLAHDTFMRLLARDEPLELLEPRAFLTTVAQRVLANHWRREQIERAYLEALALVPEPLAPSPEERAVLLETLCEIDALLDGLPVPVKRAFLMAQLDGATQTEIAATLRISLATVKRYLLKAAAQCFFAMKLD, from the coding sequence ATGCCGGCAGACAATCTCTCGTTGCGTCTCGAGGTCGAAGACCTCTACGTCGCCCATCATGGCTGGCTTCATACGTGGTTGCGCCGCAAGCTGGGATGCGCGCATCGGGCGGCCGACCTTGCACACGACACCTTCATGCGCCTGCTCGCGCGCGACGAACCGCTTGAATTGCTCGAGCCGCGCGCCTTCCTCACGACCGTCGCCCAGCGCGTCCTGGCGAATCACTGGCGACGTGAGCAGATCGAGCGCGCCTATCTCGAAGCGCTCGCGCTGGTGCCGGAGCCACTTGCGCCATCGCCCGAAGAACGTGCTGTGCTGCTCGAAACCTTGTGCGAGATCGACGCGTTGCTCGACGGTCTGCCCGTACCCGTCAAACGCGCGTTCCTGATGGCGCAACTCGACGGCGCGACACAGACGGAAATCGCGGCCACGCTTCGTATCTCCCTCGCGACGGTGAAGCGCTATCTGCTGAAAGCGGCAGCGCAATGCTTCTTCGCGATGAAACTGGATTAG